A single region of the Bacillus cereus genome encodes:
- a CDS encoding IclR family transcriptional regulator: MIASISKICKILNCFTSDEPVLGNSEIAEKLNMNASTVHHLVRTLCAEGMLIQDEQRKYRLGWKLLEWGNQVMFQQEIYSGAIPLVEELVRNFNGTVHIGMYDRGDVVFILKVSSRESVQISTHVGSREPAYCTSTGKVLLSFHSSSLECTSEKELLRRAPNTITCVKQFQVELQKIRKQGYSISDNENEHGLYGIAAPIRSYTGRTIAALNIVGPISYMQGSKREIIIQSVMNTANLISKEFGYLEI; encoded by the coding sequence TTGATCGCTTCTATCAGTAAAATTTGTAAAATTCTAAATTGTTTTACGAGTGATGAGCCTGTACTAGGTAATTCTGAAATAGCGGAAAAACTAAATATGAATGCAAGTACGGTTCATCACCTTGTTCGTACGTTGTGTGCAGAAGGAATGCTCATTCAAGATGAGCAAAGAAAATATAGATTAGGCTGGAAATTGTTAGAGTGGGGAAACCAGGTTATGTTTCAGCAAGAGATTTATAGCGGAGCAATTCCACTTGTAGAAGAGCTGGTTAGAAATTTTAATGGGACTGTGCATATTGGTATGTATGATCGTGGTGATGTCGTATTTATTTTGAAAGTTTCATCAAGGGAATCAGTTCAAATTTCAACACATGTTGGATCAAGAGAGCCTGCATATTGTACAAGTACAGGGAAAGTGTTGCTTTCGTTTCATTCATCTTCATTAGAATGTACGTCAGAAAAAGAACTTTTACGACGAGCCCCTAATACAATTACTTGCGTGAAACAATTTCAAGTGGAGTTACAGAAGATTCGTAAACAAGGATATTCAATTAGTGATAATGAAAATGAACATGGACTATATGGAATTGCTGCTCCAATTCGATCTTATACTGGCAGAACTATTGCGGCGCTTAATATTGTTGGTCCCATATCATATATGCAGGGAAGTAAACGTGAAATCATAATTCAAAGTGTGATGAATACAGCAAATTTGATTTCAAAGGAATTTGGTTATTTAGAAATCTAA
- the spoIIP gene encoding stage II sporulation protein P produces the protein MYKEGDTVKKYATRIHGKKLISLLFLYALVVIIIASIVTSLLHTMKSYYANQWFGKVSMQGFVQMIESENHYYGYDYFKKYKRDSVGSLLFSIATDLKIKDLRTFVGKEVPGMSKYYSNIIVAGEGTNYTNIPNESSVPIEEVTKEREVAKDKVTEAEKKNPVQKKNGTKKGESAVYIYHTHSWESFFPLLPGATDPSSPDVNVSLLGNRFKEQLEGQGIPVIHDKTNMGDLLASKKWKWYQSYTASHEYVKEALAQNNKIAFPIDIHRDDQRKKVTTKVINGKSYARLYFIIGMENEGRAENEKIARAINSYLDENYYGLSRGIFPKYKKDGNGIYNQDLSKNAILIEVGGVDNTLDELYNTIDVLTEAFSKYYWNNAEKVNG, from the coding sequence ATGTATAAAGAAGGTGATACAGTGAAAAAGTATGCAACTCGTATACATGGAAAGAAACTAATTTCATTACTCTTTTTATATGCACTAGTAGTAATTATTATTGCGTCGATTGTGACGTCACTTTTACATACAATGAAATCTTATTATGCGAATCAGTGGTTTGGAAAAGTATCGATGCAAGGTTTTGTTCAAATGATAGAAAGTGAGAATCATTACTATGGATATGATTATTTTAAAAAATATAAACGGGACTCAGTTGGAAGTTTACTATTCTCTATCGCGACGGATTTAAAAATTAAAGATTTAAGAACGTTTGTTGGTAAAGAAGTACCCGGTATGTCAAAATATTATTCTAACATTATCGTAGCTGGTGAAGGGACGAACTATACGAATATTCCTAATGAATCTAGTGTACCAATTGAAGAAGTAACGAAAGAACGAGAAGTAGCAAAAGACAAAGTTACAGAAGCGGAAAAGAAGAATCCAGTGCAAAAAAAGAACGGGACAAAAAAGGGAGAAAGCGCGGTATATATTTACCATACACATAGCTGGGAATCCTTCTTTCCGTTATTACCAGGGGCTACCGATCCATCGAGTCCAGATGTAAATGTGTCCTTATTAGGGAACCGTTTTAAGGAGCAACTTGAAGGACAAGGAATTCCAGTAATTCATGATAAAACGAATATGGGTGATTTACTAGCAAGTAAAAAATGGAAATGGTATCAGTCGTATACAGCATCTCATGAATATGTAAAAGAAGCATTAGCACAAAATAATAAAATTGCGTTTCCGATTGATATACATCGTGATGATCAGCGAAAGAAAGTAACAACAAAAGTCATTAACGGGAAATCGTATGCAAGATTATATTTTATTATTGGGATGGAAAACGAAGGGCGTGCTGAAAATGAAAAAATCGCAAGGGCGATCAATAGCTATTTAGATGAAAACTATTACGGATTAAGTAGAGGGATTTTTCCGAAGTATAAAAAAGATGGAAATGGGATTTATAACCAAGATTTATCTAAAAACGCAATATTAATTGAAGTTGGTGGTGTGGATAATACGTTAGATGAACTATATAATACCATTGATGTGTTAACGGAAGCGTTTAGTAAGTATTATTGGAACAATGCGGAGAAAGTGAATGGGTGA
- a CDS encoding amidohydrolase family protein → MEVRIDFHTHIIPETFPDFEEKFGGGRWPILNRTCTCGASIMVGGKNFRDVTDQVWCPKKRIEDMDREGVDIQVLSPIPVTFSYWAKPEEAESMARIQNDFIAETVSAHPDRFVGLGTVPMQDGETAIREMERCITELNLHGIEIGTNVNGKNLDDPSFIEFFRMAEKWQVPIFIHPWETLGRDRMPHHNFMYTVGMPSETALAAATLICSGIMEKFPRLKVCFAHGGGSFPYILPRLDQGWKVWPHLRLTTYPPSYYAKKFYFDSLNYDPINLKYMIERFGHEKIFMGSDYPFLLREVDPGKVIDETVGLSEEQKAAMLGGNAAGFLNIDIKKRGVAYAEITNT, encoded by the coding sequence ATGGAAGTGCGAATAGATTTTCATACACATATTATTCCTGAAACTTTTCCGGATTTTGAAGAGAAGTTTGGTGGCGGTCGTTGGCCGATATTAAATCGGACTTGTACATGTGGTGCAAGTATTATGGTTGGAGGTAAAAACTTTCGTGACGTTACAGACCAAGTCTGGTGCCCTAAGAAAAGAATTGAAGATATGGACCGTGAAGGTGTAGATATTCAAGTTTTATCGCCAATCCCTGTTACATTTTCGTATTGGGCAAAACCAGAGGAAGCCGAAAGTATGGCACGTATTCAAAATGATTTTATTGCAGAAACAGTTTCAGCACATCCAGATCGTTTTGTAGGGTTAGGAACAGTTCCGATGCAAGATGGAGAAACTGCAATTCGTGAAATGGAGCGTTGTATAACGGAATTAAATTTACATGGTATTGAAATTGGCACAAACGTAAATGGTAAAAATTTAGATGATCCATCGTTTATTGAATTCTTTCGAATGGCTGAAAAATGGCAAGTTCCGATTTTTATTCATCCATGGGAAACATTAGGGCGCGATAGAATGCCACATCATAATTTTATGTATACAGTTGGGATGCCAAGTGAAACAGCACTTGCGGCAGCTACACTAATATGTAGTGGGATAATGGAGAAATTTCCACGGTTAAAGGTTTGTTTTGCACATGGGGGAGGGTCTTTCCCATATATTTTGCCAAGATTAGATCAAGGATGGAAAGTATGGCCACATTTACGGCTGACTACATACCCTCCTAGTTATTATGCAAAGAAATTTTATTTTGATTCTTTAAATTATGATCCTATTAATTTGAAATATATGATTGAAAGATTTGGACATGAAAAGATTTTCATGGGTTCAGATTATCCATTTTTATTGCGAGAAGTTGATCCGGGAAAAGTGATTGATGAAACAGTCGGTTTATCGGAGGAACAAAAAGCAGCGATGCTTGGGGGGAATGCTGCGGGATTTTTAAATATTGATATAAAGAAACGAGGTGTAGCATATGCAGAGATTACAAACACCTGA
- the nbaC gene encoding 3-hydroxyanthranilate 3,4-dioxygenase, protein MSKTLQSFNLLKWIDENKELLKPPVNNKVIWQDSEFIAMILGGPNRRRDFHVDPSDEFFYQIKGECYVECITEEGKREVVTVKEGDVFMLPAMVPHSPHRVANTFGLVIERKRSQGELEDFVWFCDECNHEMHRVRVQLNDIEKQVKEAIHSFNSNKEIRACKNCGHIMPEEVEEWKCE, encoded by the coding sequence ATGTCTAAAACATTGCAATCTTTTAATTTACTAAAATGGATTGATGAGAATAAGGAGTTATTGAAGCCGCCAGTAAATAATAAAGTTATTTGGCAAGATTCGGAATTTATCGCCATGATATTAGGTGGTCCAAATAGAAGACGTGATTTCCACGTAGATCCTTCAGATGAATTTTTCTATCAAATTAAAGGTGAATGTTATGTGGAGTGTATTACAGAGGAAGGTAAGCGGGAAGTCGTCACAGTAAAAGAAGGGGATGTATTTATGCTGCCAGCAATGGTACCACATTCACCACATCGTGTTGCTAATACATTTGGGCTAGTAATTGAAAGAAAACGTAGCCAAGGAGAACTTGAGGATTTCGTTTGGTTCTGTGACGAGTGTAATCATGAAATGCATCGTGTACGTGTTCAATTAAATGATATCGAAAAACAAGTAAAAGAAGCAATTCATAGTTTTAATTCAAATAAGGAAATTCGAGCGTGTAAGAACTGCGGTCACATTATGCCAGAAGAAGTGGAGGAATGGAAGTGCGAATAG
- a CDS encoding 4-hydroxyphenylacetate 3-hydroxylase family protein, which yields MAIRTGEQYIEGLRKRNPEIWIGGRKITDVVNEDVFREPILQIANLYDMQHNPEYQDKITHICEETGERVSNAFLVPKNYEDLKARRELFEVWAKATFGLMGRTPDFLNVTVTSMASNSWFFEKFNPEWGTNIKNYYKHIRDNDLFLTHAIINPQNDRSKASHQQEDETMHLGVVSETAEGMYVSGAKMLATLAPITDEVIIYSYPSFKPGDERHAISFAVPIDAPGLRVLCREPMQDGKRSLFDHPLASRFEEMDALLVFHNVFIPWDKVFIYQNIEAGNQLYPKTGIGHQPAHQSGVRGLVKLSFAAEVAMKLADSIGVDGFLNVQNQLAELMQDVETIRALLQVAEYEYETNPYGEVIPARLPLDTIRSLLPKMYPRAIEIIQTIGAGGLLMSPTGADFMNPEIQDDMEKYYIGREGVSSEERVRLFKLAWDLCGEAFGQRLLQYERYYSGDPVRKMGMFYNAYKKQQTFSLVNNALQSSSSEGALS from the coding sequence ATGGCAATTAGAACAGGGGAACAGTATATTGAAGGATTGCGAAAAAGAAATCCTGAAATTTGGATTGGTGGAAGAAAAATAACGGATGTAGTAAATGAAGATGTTTTTCGCGAACCTATTTTACAAATTGCTAACTTATATGATATGCAGCACAATCCAGAATATCAAGATAAGATTACTCATATATGCGAAGAGACAGGCGAAAGGGTCTCAAATGCCTTTTTAGTGCCAAAAAATTATGAGGATTTAAAAGCACGTCGTGAATTATTTGAAGTATGGGCAAAAGCTACCTTCGGTTTAATGGGAAGAACACCAGATTTTTTAAATGTAACAGTGACTTCAATGGCAAGTAATTCTTGGTTTTTTGAGAAGTTCAATCCAGAATGGGGAACGAATATAAAGAATTATTATAAACATATACGGGATAATGATTTATTTTTAACACATGCGATTATTAATCCGCAAAATGATCGTAGTAAGGCTTCTCATCAACAAGAAGATGAAACGATGCATTTAGGTGTAGTAAGTGAAACAGCAGAAGGGATGTATGTTAGTGGTGCTAAAATGTTAGCGACACTTGCTCCAATTACAGACGAGGTAATTATATATTCCTATCCAAGTTTTAAGCCAGGTGATGAACGTCATGCAATCTCTTTTGCAGTACCAATTGATGCACCAGGACTAAGAGTTCTTTGTCGTGAGCCAATGCAAGATGGAAAACGTTCTTTATTTGATCATCCTCTTGCATCAAGGTTTGAGGAAATGGATGCATTACTAGTATTTCATAATGTGTTTATCCCATGGGATAAAGTATTTATTTATCAAAATATAGAAGCTGGGAATCAATTGTATCCTAAAACGGGAATTGGTCATCAACCAGCGCATCAATCTGGAGTAAGAGGATTAGTAAAGCTTTCTTTCGCTGCTGAAGTAGCTATGAAATTAGCAGATTCGATAGGAGTAGATGGATTTTTGAATGTACAAAACCAGTTAGCAGAGCTTATGCAAGATGTAGAAACGATACGTGCGCTCTTACAAGTAGCTGAGTATGAATATGAAACGAATCCATATGGAGAAGTTATTCCTGCAAGGTTGCCACTTGATACGATACGCAGTTTATTACCTAAAATGTATCCACGTGCAATTGAGATTATTCAAACTATTGGTGCTGGTGGATTATTAATGTCACCCACAGGTGCAGATTTTATGAATCCAGAAATTCAAGACGATATGGAAAAATACTATATCGGGCGTGAAGGAGTATCTTCTGAGGAACGAGTTCGTTTATTTAAATTAGCATGGGATTTATGTGGAGAAGCTTTTGGACAACGGTTATTACAATATGAGCGTTATTATTCTGGAGATCCGGTGCGTAAAATGGGAATGTTTTATAATGCGTACAAAAAACAACAAACGTTTTCCCTAGTAAACAATGCTTTGCAATCAAGTTCATCTGAAGGTGCTTTAAGTTAA
- a CDS encoding RidA family protein: protein MQRLQTPESKLSELGITLPAIRPAVGNYVSCVKVGNLLFTAGQGVDEYHGKLGKDISIDEGYKAARQSMLNLLSVVRNELGDLNKVKQVVKLLGFVNSTEDFINQPKVMNGASDVLVDIFGEKGKHARSAVGMAQLPNNTTIEIEMVLEIEE, encoded by the coding sequence ATGCAGAGATTACAAACACCTGAGAGCAAATTAAGTGAGTTAGGAATCACACTACCAGCTATCCGCCCAGCAGTTGGAAATTATGTGAGTTGTGTAAAAGTAGGTAACTTATTGTTTACTGCTGGACAAGGGGTAGATGAGTATCATGGGAAATTAGGAAAGGATATTTCAATTGATGAAGGATATAAAGCAGCAAGACAATCAATGTTGAATTTATTGAGTGTTGTGAGAAACGAACTAGGTGATTTAAATAAGGTGAAACAAGTTGTAAAGCTGCTTGGTTTTGTAAATAGTACGGAAGATTTTATTAATCAGCCAAAAGTAATGAACGGGGCATCTGATGTATTAGTAGATATTTTTGGGGAAAAGGGAAAACACGCCCGATCTGCAGTCGGTATGGCTCAATTACCTAATAACACAACAATTGAAATTGAGATGGTTTTAGAAATTGAGGAATAG